Genomic segment of Mercenaria mercenaria strain notata unplaced genomic scaffold, MADL_Memer_1 contig_934, whole genome shotgun sequence:
TTTAAGTACTTCCCGGAATATAAACTGGACAAAGCAAGTCTGTCAATAGCGTTGTATGACTGGACGGGCTAAAAATGAAAACGCAGGATGATAGGtgtataatttatatttgttaaacattCAAAGGGTCATTTAATTTAATCTTACATTGTGCATTATTTTCATGCGTTCTCTGCAAGATACTGTACTGAAAGcaacagtgttacttccccttattggTACAGCAGATATGAACGTCTGACACTAATACTGCGCGGAAGTTGTACTGAAAGAATAACGCCAGTATGACACAAGAAGTCCACTCACCCTTAGACAATGTCCAGGATAATGATTGCAGCTGTCAGATATAGGTGTTTTAGGAAACTCATTCGGTGGTTTTGACTTTTTGCACATAAAACATTGTAgctctgaaatataaaaaaagatttcTAATAATTGTCTCGAGTAatctttgatatttcttttgtttgaacAGCTCTATACTTGAGAACACTACATCCTAAGCTTACAACCTAGTGTTAAATGTTTAGTTCAAAACGTTGCTTTTGAAAGATTCAATAAGGTATGACAAAGTATTGttcatgtatttttcatttattttataaaattattgatTGTATGAccataaaattacatgtatatagctCGGATCAACAGCCCGAGTGATAGCTCTTTACTCACGTGATCGCCAAActaaactataaatattttaccatattcATCATCACTTGCATCGTCGTCATCATCGGACTCCCTAGCAATCATCTCAGCAATGGGACTTGACCGTTTTCCAACAACTTCTGGATATGGTGTTGGAGTAAAAACATGGGGAGTGGTTACAGCTGAACTCGGCATCTGAAACAATTATACCCAAGTTGTAGTTTATGCTAACTTCTTTTACATGTAAGTCGATTATGACTGTGATTCTAAAACGTATGTTGATCACTCACAGCACCTACGTCCGAGTATTTTCAGAATTTGACATTCCAAGCTTGTTCTATTGgatgaatatttttctatttttttgtaatattgaccttgacctcagcgGTCCAAAATGCAATACTAACATTATTGTTTCATATGATACTTATACATACAAAGTAGTGCGAACTTCGTCTTTACTTTGATGGAGCAGATTCGCCTTTTTGTTCATAGTAACAACGACCTTGGTCCAACCAATGTCATGTCTCCATATCAGTTTGCTACATACTAATTACAGATCAAAATAGATCATTATAAACGTGTTATTAATTGGAACTATGTTAAGTAACAAAAGCTTGACTTTGACCATTACATCCTCAAATACAATGTCAACACTTTTCCCTTTACGCCATATACACACTAACTTTCAATAGCAATGTctcatttctaaaataaatcatttttttctggtttaaGTAAATGAATCCTTAGCCTTCCTTCAGGCccaagttacaatataaattcaGGTCTTTATATATTAAGCTTGCTATACAATACTATACACTTAGTTTTGTCAGAACTGCTTTTAAAATATAAGTAGAAACATAACACTGCTGCTTGTAGCTCTAAAGTCAAATCGCAAATGTCTAAACCGGACAAATCTTTGTCTAAGTAAAAGTGAGATAAAACACAGACTGTAGATGACAAAAATTTGTTTGTGACTTCCAAAACCCGTTCAAAATCCAACAAATGTACAAAGGTCTTACGTCTTCTAGACCAGCTTCTCTGAAGCAAATCTTCATAAGAAGGTCCTTCACTTCATTGATGTTTGCCAAACGCATGTAGTAACCAAACGTTCTTGCCGCAATATGTTGATAGAAATATTCGAAACTGGAATAATAGTTACATTGGACCGCATAGACTTTGATATCCTGAAATGAGAATACTAGCATTAGTAAACAGTGGTTCGAATCAATAAGgcagaaaattgaaaaattaaaatgtacataagGTCAATGATGACCTTATATCTCTCTCCAGAGTTCCACAGCTTGAACATGTATTAGAGGACTTTTCCACACGGTTTTTACACATCTCTAATTCGATATACTGGTATTCTAAATTCATATTATGGTAGATctatctgaaaatatattttatgatatcaataaatcatttaaagatatacaaaaaTATGGGTGATTTATGATAATCAattataaactagagctgcttttgagaaaagcgcatgtctcccacaactgcctaatgatccgaatagtagtatatgagtcaaccatgcaccaaaacctcaactgccttatcagactttcagtgctttgattaacaaaacaagtttcaagggccataattccgaagtgcctgggccaatctggcttgttatcgaacttggccgaggacttattggcaaacacattttattcaagtttggtgaagatcggatgagaaatgttcgacttagagtgcggacaaggtttGTGACAAATAcacagacagagagacagacacacatacagacaggagtaaatcaatatgtctcccacactgtgttctgggagacataataatgataGTGATGTCTCTCACACTGTGTtctgggagacataataatgataGTGATGTCTCTAACACTGTGTtctgggagacataataatgataGTGATGTCTCTCACACTGTGTtctgggagacataataatgataGTGATGTCTCTCACACTGTGTtctgggagacataataatgataGTGATGTCTCTCACACTGTGTtctgggagacataataatgataGTGATGTCTCTCACACTGTGTgctgggagacataataatgatagtgaataaatagtaaaacggcACTCCATAGCAGTCAGTGTGTTTGATGTGTGTAATATCGATAATATTTATACAACTTTAAAAAGTTCTATAAAGGATGGTATGACATATCTTGTACTttaaataatgtatacaaattaTCTCTCTTACTAGAAAAAACAAACCAGTATATTatttgtactttaaaagataaatcTTACTTATTAAAACATAGAAAACACAAACTGTGTGGTGGTATggtttttgttattttctaggtGTTTGGTCAAAAAGAATGCGTCTAACGGAGTAGAATACGCCTGTTTCAGGCGTACAGGACAGGGCAAGGGCGGGGTGGGGGTGTGGGTTGGGGAGTGCAGTAGGAAGACAGTGCAGGATGAGAATGAGGTATACTaagatacaatatcaagacacTTTACAGAAGCTAAACAAAAGgatccttgtgaccttgacctgccaggctctgaccccaaaatcaatagagatcttCTTCAACTTGTGCTTAGTAATTGTGTAAAGGTTGAAAGGCGAAGCTGTCATACTTTCTGATTTAGAGCCTAGGAAACAAACAAATTACCCTTAAGATCCCTGTGTCATTGACCTCTGAGTCACTGATCCCAAAATTGACAGAGGTATTTATTCagtttgaagtttgaaatcaggagctattttacataataatttgCAGTCTCGAAACCAGTTTCAGTCTCCcggctactgtgaccttgacctttaacctatacaCCCAAAACAATAGGGATACTCCAAAAGTGGTACTAGCTAGTCTTGAATGCTAATGCTGTATCTGATCTACTTTGTGACTCAGCCTCCTGTCCTTGACCTCTGAGTCACTGTTCTTGCTCTAATGGTATTTATTCATCGTGTCGAGTTTGAAATCGGTTGCTATTATAGTTTATGATTTACagtctggaaaccattttcagtctcccagttactgtggccttgacctttaacctttagacCACAAAAACGCAAGTGGTGCTTAGTCATCAAGTAAAGATTGACTGTTGTATCTGATATACTTTCTGAGTccgaaaatgaaaaatgtaaaaaaaatagttaggtctctgtgaccttgacctttgacccactaaTCCTAAAATCGTTTCAGACCTTTATCGAGAGGTACTAAACCATTGTATTGAGTTTGAATACTGTACGCGTTGTCATATCGATGATCTTTATCATGCAACAGTTTTAGTACAAGTCGCATTTGACATGTCATTGGCATTTGAAGATAGAGTGCAACACTATACATATTCCTTTTAAAAATCCAATCTGCTCACATGCTAATATTCAACGTCTTTCATTTTCTAGAGCAATGTCTTTACCATGCAATAAAATTTCCATCATTACTCATTTGATAGTACATATGTTGGTATCAAAATGACGGTACTATGAAGTTGATATTTAAAACGGTGTATAACACTGTGTATATCACTACATAAGTGGGTTAAATTTGCCTTCCTGGTAAAATCCAACATACCCCACTGTTGCGTTTTCAAAGTCCGTAAttataagataatgtaaaatcaatTGGAAAATCATGTAAAGGATCACTTACCATTTTTcttaaaagttttgtttcttcTTTCCAGTCTAGATGACGATAGTTCTGGCTTTCAGATTTTTCATGCGGTGGCGCGTCGCCAATCATAACCAAGGCCTTCTGGGAGTAGGTACTCCAAGAGAGCTTTTCTTGTACTTCTCTCATTACAAGTTCGTAGCATTCAGGTGTGTCTCCTCCGTCAGTACTGGAAACATTACTGACAAAACTGCAGAGCGTGTTTGGGTCGTTTGTAAAATTCAGGTATTTTGTGACATACTTTGACCCAGCATCGCAGTAATCACCATGGGCAAATATAGCAATACGTATACCAGGTATTTTGCGTTTCAGATCCTGCACCATTTCTCTGAGGCGTCTTCGAACTTCTTCAAGACAGCTGTACATTGATCCAGTTGTGTCGAAAGAAAATGCTATTTCAAATGTGTCAGCCATctttcatttctgaaaaaaaaataagaaaattctatatttacatttttcaaagaaGACGACTAAATTAGTTTAGGAAAGCAGATGTAAACGTAGGCAACGTgctttaaggtatccgatccacttCGTTGCCTGGTAAGcccatgttttttttatatcatttgaaagagttgtgtctgttGAACAAGAATCAGAAAGggcaaaaaaaatatgtgtggttccTGTTACATGCCATCAAAAAATTGGGAAGGTAGGTGGGGATTTTAATTAGGCTAAATAGGATGTCCataataatatgcaagaatcattacaGTCATGCTTTTGACAAcgaaatgataaatattacactgaaacaacttttttttttgttcaggtaTCACTGAAGACTATAACTGAAAAGTCAAAACATCTATAATATATAGTGTcatgttatttctattttctttttcagtaggcaatacactttcaaatgatgcCAAAACTATATGAGTTTACCAGGTATCAATATTTTGTGTACTTCAATAGCACTCTTATATAAAACTTGCTTAACCTGAAGTACGGATAACGTATTTCTtatctataggagagatcgtcgagacacgtcacgcattaacatctgtttataaatctggtggtgggcaaaacaattgtttttacatcgtttgcgtatgggatcggaatttttaattattaataattttttggatcatttatggatttttgaaattcaaaaagttttgaaatactccccgttttcatattttcgtattccaatatctttaaaaaaaaacaacaaaaaaacgaataaccattttaaatgacatatagttttaatagcggcgtagtgattGTTTAGAAAAACACTGCAAGTTAagtgttcataattaatccattttatttcaaaataataattaaaaagtaattaacaaattgcttgttttataacttttccagtgataaaatattattgatataatttgtgtttaaagaaagtttaggccgttagaaaaacatcactgtttacaaaaaacatggacattcggcgtctgcccacccgataaCTGTCTTAAAATTATCAgttctaaaaaaagaaaatacaacggatttgtatacaaacacgatctctcctatacggtgtcaccccggtattgaagtacttccgggtcgttgtatcctaggaagtagttctttgaaattttgaagttcccaatttaaagccatccctactttgacatgttatattttaaatgtatttactgacactgtgtacattttgtgccatttctgatgtctttaacagttgttttgtctgtgtttttcaggactatatTCCTGTGCGGATGGATTAAAAAACTACTCCAGACTGGTAGACATGACAGATGTGTATTGGAAATATAAACatggacttaaaactttgatgtgtagcaaaaaagttcatcgttgatgatagTGATTTTCTAAGCTATATTGACTGGAACAGGGTCATTCTTCAGAAGTACAGgactgtcaatgctgcaattttgttgtgaaagtcacaatccatgtcagaagttgcttgttttactatacagcaaagaagaagaaattgtactgggccgacacctatatgggaaaaagttaattttgaatatcTCAGCAACCAAAGGGTTTACAgctatgaaacttcacacactagtagctgataacaataaaaaccagtggctaaaaggattttatcaaggtttgtgaaattttaattttattgaatttttaaaaatttaatagttaaattttcatttaaattaagtaACAGTCATCTCCCTTTGATTATTCAGTCGTCTGCAATAGTGCAAAGACTTTCAAGAAGAAAAAGACTATTAACCGGGCTATATAAGAGAAAATcagacagattttattaattttaaaaaaaaatagagaaaaattaatttgtttactttttaaaaaaaaatcactatttttgtgtATCAGTTTTTCGAACAGTTTTTTTAGGATGGATGACCTACTGGAACATTGCCGCAACAAACTGCAGATCAACAGTGACTTGCATGAAAATGGAGAATGTATATTTTGGACTGGTTGTATTAACAAATTTGGCTACGGCCAGTTTCGTTACAGAGATCCAAGAGACCCACCGTCTGCCGGTTATAGAACACGAACCAGTCACCGTGTTGCATTAATGGTTCATTATagagattttgatatttcagGCAGTCAACAGGCATCACATTTGTGCAATAATAAACTGTGCATAAATGTTGAACACCTTGTTTTTGAGGGAAACAGTACAAATAATTTaaggaaaaattgtttttctcattCTAGGTGTTATGGGCATTTTGATGTGGCAGGGCACCGCTTAGCAGACTGTCTAGTGCATTTATCAACACATTGACTAtagttttaattttctgttattttttttaatttacagggCAATGTTTGTATTACAATGAATTTGAGATGGATACTAGTTATGCCTGTTGTTTTGgttcttgttgttgttattgttgtttatgtattattttagtttCAGTAAATGTTCAAGAGCTCTTTCCGTTTCGGCCGGCATCAGGCCATCATCAGACATTCTGCCATGAATGTGACGGTGCTCTTTccctttttttctgtttctttcccTTGTAGGTGAACAACCGCCATGTTTCTAAGGCATTAAATTTTAGAAACACTGTTTTGCTGATGGAGCCTCATCAAGTTGTCCTTTCACGTACTCATCCGAATACTGGCCTGAACTGCGGGCTTGATGATAAGCATATTCCAGCTTTGCTCGATTATTTTTTCTGCGGGTCTTGAACTTGGCTGTTTTTTGATGATTTCTGTGTCTCTGTGACCTCTTTGAAGTTGTTTTCAGATACCTTTTTGCCTGTGGTGAAAGAGCCAGTCCGGTAAtgcttttgacttttttttccacAGAAGCTTGCAATGAATTGTTCAGCTGAAGTGTTTTTGATGCCAGACTACCAGCAAAGTTTCTGGACAGGTTAATATCTTTCGGCATAGTAGATAGTACTGCCCTGTTGAACCCCTCACATTTCTGTGTTGAAGTGTTGTTTTTCACACTCATGATGGCACACTCACTGAGTCTTATCTCAAGAATTGTTGACAACAGCTCACGGTCATTTTTGTTCAATTGCAGGTGATGAATTCCATGGGTTGGTAGAAACTTAGAATGGTACCACCAGTCACCAACACCCCCTAGACCAGAGCAAACTATCGAGTCATGTGGACAGAAGCTGCAGTTTCCAGCGTAGCACTGTATAGTAGCTGCTCTTATTGCCGGTAAGCGATTTACTACTTCTTCTGTCAGTCCATTTCCATCGGTTCGAAGTTTCTCTATGATGGCGCTACATCTGGCCTTGATATCTTTACCCAGAGCGGAAATGGCTTGTTGTCTGGCACTGCCTGTCAGTTTCTTGCCTTCGAATActgtctggctccagttggaaGTCCGGGCTTTTCTCACTTGCCTGCTGCCAAGATGATGCGGATCTGCCTGGCGGTTGACACTCCAGGCATAGCCTAGCTTATCATAGAAGTCATTCATTCCCAGATGAGCTGCTGTATCTCCATCAGTTGTCAGTGTGCGGACAAGTAGGTCTTCATTTGACAACTGCTCAGCAATGCCATATGCCATTTTTCTTTCAGAATGAGGCTGCATGTATGATATTGTTGCTGTGCATTCAGCATGGCCACCAGGACAAGTTATGTCGAACCCCTTGTTCCTCAGATAGGCTCCTGTCCAGCAGAGTTTATTTTGTACAGCTAGTCCCACTATATACTTGTAGCTTGTATGGTTTTCAATGGCAACTCCATAGGCTTGTGAAGCTGCCTGTCCAGGTTTGTAAGAAGACACCATTCTTGTTGCATTGTAGCGGCCATCAAAGGACAGGTCTAGAAGTTGCGGGTTCTGATGTCCTTGTTCCAGATTATGCTGAATGACTAGCTGCCTTTTTGCTGCCATGTCCTCCTCATTCAGCTTGACAGTGTTGAGGCTGGCAGCATTCAGTAAAGTTTGCATGTTGCTTCTAGCTGGTGGTGGTATGTCCATAGATGTTAAGAGCAAGTTCACTTTTTCTATTCCGATGGCAGTATCCTGAAGGGCAGAAGCAAGTAACATGTTAATTGCTGCTCCTTTGCCGTCCCGACGTTTTTTATATGTTTCCATTTTATTTGAGAGGAAATGGCAGGAATTACACTTGAACTGCAGTTTTGAGCCTAGTCCATATTTCTCTTCCTTGTGCAGTGAGATATTTAACTGTTTACACTTTCCAGAACTATGTTGCTGATACACACTGTTCATAAGGTAAATTAGTTGGTCCAGATTCACAACCCTGTTCCCTAATGGTTCACATTCCATTTTCAGATCCAGCTGTCGTGGTCGAAGTTCGGGTTTCTTTGGGCAGCCCCTATCCAGCTGGTCTTCATTTACAGCTGAACTACATCCAGGATCGGTTGCAGCCTTAGAAGGAAGAAGGTAAGCAGGTGATTTCTTATTTCCTGGCTTGAAATGTCCGCCAGCAGCACGGCGCTTAAGTTTGCCCTTTGCCATGTTGAATTCTATACAGTTGATGTAAGATTTTGATGCTGTCTGCTTAAAGACTGGCAGTATTGTAAGTAGAAGTCTTTTTTGTGCCATTATTAACACATTCAGGTTGTTTTTTCAAGGATAATATATGCTAATCCAGCTATCAGAAAGTCTGTTTGAAGTGCATCATTAAGAGGTGTTAAGTCTTAGATAATCACTTTTGATCTTAATTGATATTATTAGTAAATAGTGTGGTGTATGGGTGTGTTTTACTTTCAGATATTAGTTGCAGTAATCCTAATTGGTCTCAGTCATGGAATTTTGtcctttaaatctttaaaatataaatttattttcattttagttagcaaattctgtattttttaaataaaaatgtcttattttttttagtaatttcttatttgatatataagtttacagaaaaaataagGCATACTGTTATATAAAAGATTCTACAAGACAAGCCGGTGACACCAAACTTTATTTCATAAGAATCCATCAAAAATTTTTCAAGATATGACAATTTTCCTAATGTGTCTATTTTCACTTGAAATAccggtttccgagccaatttGTCCGCAGAGTAAGCCTCATGTTTAAAGTGTTACTACGGTACAGAATTTAGTTTGTGGTGAGAATGCCTTGTTGAGTATTTCTTGCAATACCCTAATTTACTAGAATATGGGTAAAAAATTTGGCTTAATTCAAATTTTGGTtagatttaggtgtcaccccggtattgaagtacttccggtcgttgtatcctaggaagtagttctttgaaattttgaagttcccaatttaaagccatcccgactttgacatgttatattttaaatgtatttactgacactgtgtacattttgtgccatttctgatgtctttaacagttgttttgtctgtgtttttcaggactatatTCCTGTGCGGATGGATTAAAAAACTACTCCAGACTGGTAGACATGACAGATGTGTATTGGAAATATAAACatggacttaaaactttgatgtgtagcaaaaaagttcatcgttgatgatagTGATTTTCTAAGCTATATTGACTGGAACAGGGTCATTCTT
This window contains:
- the LOC128555004 gene encoding uncharacterized protein LOC128555004 translates to MADTFEIAFSFDTTGSMYSCLEEVRRRLREMVQDLKRKIPGIRIAIFAHGDYCDAGSKYVTKYLNFTNDPNTLCSFVSNVSSTDGGDTPECYELVMREVQEKLSWSTYSQKALVMIGDAPPHEKSESQNYRHLDWKEETKLLRKMDIKVYAVQCNYYSSFEYFYQHIAARTFGYYMRLANINEVKDLLMKICFREAGLEDMPSSAVTTPHVFTPTPYPEVVGKRSSPIAEMIARESDDDDDASDDEYELQCFMCKKSKPPNEFPKTPISDSCNHYPGHCLRCVVEYVKRTGQCPHEECDVVVEPDCEMVNFFESKLDRMFVDYSKVLEENRKLMTGYGGPVFSVSAMNGDTAWVPYDPRMAVADLKREVETQLGIKESQQKILYKERGLKTTKGPGQPFTLSDYGITETSSLSLIVPLYCIPENLDHVVFDLSWEFPKINPDFLDASCLAFEKHEFIQVIDWNHSTNDYYLKGIYLHY